Proteins encoded by one window of Roseibium sp. Sym1:
- a CDS encoding DUF6980 family protein, whose translation MMPFWTSLSEATSSSFAGNEEGALEEFEDRLLANLWTHNRGVLQALGLDPRRSVLFDDLPELLARACDPQSPVIYRPALREFALAELSGGTALVIRHCPWSGKLLPASVSDDWFDLLTAELGTDDWRTEEARSRLPEAYFAEDWWIARHL comes from the coding sequence ATGATGCCATTCTGGACCTCGCTGTCTGAAGCGACATCGTCATCGTTCGCAGGGAACGAAGAAGGCGCTTTGGAGGAATTCGAGGACCGTCTGCTCGCAAACCTCTGGACGCATAACCGGGGCGTGCTGCAGGCGCTCGGCCTGGACCCTCGCCGGTCCGTTCTCTTTGATGACCTTCCGGAGCTTCTGGCGAGGGCCTGCGACCCGCAAAGTCCGGTCATCTACCGCCCGGCGCTCAGGGAATTCGCCCTGGCGGAACTCTCTGGAGGGACTGCCCTGGTGATCCGTCACTGTCCCTGGTCCGGTAAATTGCTTCCTGCCTCCGTCTCGGATGACTGGTTCGATCTTCTCACGGCGGAACTGGGCACCGATGACTGGAGGACGGAGGAAGCCAGGTCCCGGTTGCCGGAAGCCTATTTTGCCGAGGACTGGTGGATTGCCCGCCATCTGTGA
- a CDS encoding aspartate/glutamate racemase family protein produces MTEPAPGSGSWTAATRVALINPNTSTDTTEAMRVIAQDSTRNFRIEAHTAPFGAALIQDEEKLITAGHAVEEIATRLDPLVAGVVVAAFGDPGLERIRRLLPVPVVGIAEASMCAAMVEGWRYSVVTTTPRLAGAIRRRARIYGAADQLVSVRLTSGDPVRLMSRPDDLLAELAKAIDLAIGQDGAEAIVVGGGPLATAARVLATGLPVPMIEPIPAAIARLEELL; encoded by the coding sequence GTGACTGAGCCCGCCCCAGGCAGCGGGTCCTGGACTGCGGCCACGCGCGTCGCCCTGATCAACCCGAACACCTCGACGGACACGACCGAGGCCATGCGGGTGATCGCGCAGGACAGCACCCGGAATTTCCGGATAGAAGCGCATACGGCGCCGTTCGGCGCGGCGCTGATCCAGGACGAGGAAAAGCTGATCACGGCAGGGCATGCGGTCGAAGAGATTGCCACCCGCCTTGACCCGCTTGTTGCCGGTGTCGTGGTGGCGGCTTTCGGCGATCCCGGACTTGAACGGATCCGCCGGCTGCTGCCCGTGCCGGTGGTCGGGATTGCCGAAGCAAGCATGTGTGCAGCGATGGTGGAAGGGTGGCGGTATTCCGTCGTCACCACGACGCCCCGCCTCGCCGGTGCCATTCGGCGTCGGGCCCGCATCTATGGAGCAGCCGACCAACTTGTTTCCGTCCGGCTGACCAGCGGCGACCCGGTTCGCCTGATGTCGCGACCCGACGATCTGCTGGCAGAGCTGGCAAAGGCAATCGATCTTGCGATCGGGCAGGACGGCGCCGAGGCGATTGTCGTGGGAGGCGGCCCGCTGGCCACCGCCGCGAGGGTCCTGGCAACCGGGTTGCCCGTTCCCATGATCGAACCCATACCGGCGGCGATCGCGCGGCTCGAGGAATTGCTGTGA